A single genomic interval of Terriglobus albidus harbors:
- a CDS encoding MOSC and FAD-binding oxidoreductase domain-containing protein yields the protein MAKLLSVNVGLPREIEWQGKLVRTGIWKLPVSGRVFARRLNLNGDGQGDLAGHGGEHRAVMVYQIDAYRYWEKVLNRNDFEHGQFGENFTVEGLADDEVCIGDRYSIGNAVFEVTQPRVTCYRLGIRMNNPQMAALLVSHRRPGFYFRVITEGEVGAGDEIQKIADGPGRITVAEVDGLLYLPNHDAKRIAIAVDIPALSGGWKGSLEELLKADEQGVHSGNAGLTSSIASPPLWNGFRTLRVGAVHQETNEVKSIVLESADGVSLPAALPGQYLVLRLYPDKGSRPVVRSYSISGACDAGTYRISVKRDTGPGSQYIADVTQAGDMLEVSAPRGEFVLRSGIRPVVLLSAGIGATPVLSMLHALASNSAASHREVWWIHGTRSGGTHGFVEETRGLLKAAPGSHSVIVYSKAEPTDRLGKDFDLAGRLDLDGLRKLGMPLDADFYLCGPAGFQNDITRALASLSVPANTIHQEIFGSVGSITPGVVKAEVKLPHPPTASTGNGPLVSFTRSNLTVPWDNRFRSLLEFAEACGVPVRWSCRTGVCHMCECGLLSGNVHYSPDPLDQPAGGNALICCSTPESQVDLDL from the coding sequence ATGGCGAAACTGCTCTCAGTCAATGTCGGCCTTCCACGTGAGATCGAATGGCAAGGCAAGCTGGTCCGTACCGGAATCTGGAAGCTCCCTGTCTCGGGCCGTGTCTTTGCCCGGCGATTGAACCTGAACGGCGATGGCCAGGGAGACCTTGCAGGTCACGGTGGCGAACACCGTGCCGTCATGGTCTATCAGATCGATGCCTATCGCTACTGGGAGAAGGTACTCAACCGCAACGATTTTGAACACGGGCAGTTCGGAGAGAACTTCACCGTCGAAGGTCTTGCGGATGATGAGGTCTGTATCGGCGATCGATACAGCATCGGCAACGCGGTCTTTGAGGTGACGCAGCCTCGCGTGACCTGCTACCGGCTTGGCATCCGCATGAACAATCCGCAGATGGCCGCATTGCTTGTCTCGCACCGAAGGCCGGGATTCTACTTCCGCGTGATTACAGAAGGCGAGGTTGGCGCAGGAGATGAGATTCAGAAGATCGCCGATGGTCCCGGACGAATTACCGTCGCCGAAGTGGACGGCTTGTTGTATCTGCCGAATCACGATGCCAAACGCATTGCGATAGCGGTCGATATTCCTGCACTGAGCGGTGGATGGAAGGGCTCGCTTGAAGAGTTACTGAAAGCAGATGAGCAGGGAGTGCATAGCGGAAACGCCGGTCTTACATCTTCTATCGCATCTCCACCCTTGTGGAATGGCTTTCGCACGCTACGGGTTGGCGCAGTCCACCAGGAGACCAATGAAGTAAAGTCCATAGTGCTGGAGTCCGCGGATGGCGTGTCTCTCCCGGCCGCACTGCCGGGCCAGTACCTTGTCCTGCGGCTATACCCGGACAAAGGTTCGCGCCCAGTGGTGCGCAGCTATTCCATCTCAGGCGCTTGCGATGCGGGAACATACCGCATCAGCGTGAAGCGAGATACCGGCCCAGGCAGCCAATACATTGCGGACGTAACCCAGGCAGGCGACATGCTTGAAGTAAGCGCGCCGCGTGGCGAGTTTGTACTGCGTTCCGGGATACGTCCGGTCGTTCTGCTGAGCGCCGGGATCGGTGCGACTCCAGTCTTATCGATGCTGCATGCTCTTGCCTCCAATAGCGCAGCATCTCATCGCGAGGTGTGGTGGATTCACGGAACGCGCAGTGGCGGAACACATGGCTTTGTCGAAGAGACGCGCGGGCTGCTGAAAGCCGCTCCCGGAAGCCATTCGGTGATCGTCTATAGCAAAGCCGAACCGACAGATCGGCTGGGAAAGGACTTCGATCTCGCAGGGCGTCTGGATCTTGATGGCCTGCGGAAACTCGGCATGCCTCTCGATGCCGATTTCTACCTGTGCGGCCCTGCAGGCTTTCAAAACGACATCACCCGAGCCCTGGCCTCTTTGTCGGTTCCAGCGAACACGATTCACCAGGAGATATTCGGCTCAGTGGGTTCTATCACCCCCGGCGTCGTGAAGGCCGAGGTTAAACTTCCGCATCCACCCACTGCATCCACGGGAAACGGACCGCTTGTCTCGTTCACGCGCAGCAATCTAACGGTACCGTGGGACAACAGATTTCGAAGCCTGCTGGAGTTTGCCGAGGCCTGCGGCGTTCCCGTCCGATGGTCTTGCCGCACCGGCGTCTGTCACATGTGTGAATGTGGGCTGCTGAGTGGCAACGTGCATTATTCTCCTGATCCTCTGGATCAGCCGGCCGGCGGGAATGCGTTGATCTGCTGTTCGACGCCGGAATCACAGGTTGATCTGGATTTGTAA
- a CDS encoding sugar O-acetyltransferase, with translation MSNDDGTRIIPRRTPESAAMVASVKRAMAITPALNRLTFDDADEIRAVFSDLIGRKVDESFSLIPPFYTTGGENIRIGRNVFINQNCTMYDLGGIDIADDVMIGPNVSLITSSHPVEPSQRRAFVIAKPIVIERNVWIAAGATILGGVTVGENSVVAAGAVVTKDVLPNTLAGGNPARVIRSIGD, from the coding sequence ATGTCGAATGACGACGGTACCAGGATTATTCCCAGGCGCACGCCGGAGTCGGCGGCCATGGTGGCCAGCGTCAAGCGTGCCATGGCAATCACTCCGGCTCTCAACCGTCTGACCTTCGACGATGCAGACGAGATTCGAGCCGTGTTCAGCGATCTCATCGGCCGCAAGGTAGACGAGAGCTTTTCGCTGATCCCCCCGTTCTACACCACCGGTGGCGAGAATATCCGCATTGGGCGCAATGTCTTCATCAACCAGAACTGCACCATGTACGATCTCGGCGGCATCGACATTGCTGACGATGTGATGATCGGGCCGAACGTAAGCCTCATCACATCAAGCCATCCGGTCGAGCCTTCGCAACGGCGCGCCTTCGTCATCGCAAAGCCCATTGTGATCGAAAGAAACGTGTGGATTGCTGCCGGAGCGACCATTCTCGGCGGAGTCACCGTCGGTGAGAACTCAGTCGTAGCCGCAGGCGCGGTCGTCACCAAAGACGTTCTCCCGAATACCCTTGCCGGCGGAAATCCTGCGAGAGTAATTCGTTCGATTGGCGATTGA
- a CDS encoding DUF998 domain-containing protein has protein sequence MTQEISVPPARTQSSIWPNLVAFFILYAFAALALLHFLRPDYTPRSHMISDYAVGHFGWLMQSVFVAMSLGYLSLALGLNRSGLRSLVARLAISLLVVVSIGLIVSAIFPTDLEESTVSTRTGNIHTVSFLINVGGSILVALLLPMAYWKHPGWRSFRLESVLWAVLILIAFAIQFRTLHRGAPYGITNRAFVLVLFSWMLVTASRLRTVLIRPTPAPAAA, from the coding sequence ATGACTCAGGAGATTTCTGTCCCGCCCGCTCGGACTCAAAGCAGCATCTGGCCGAACCTGGTTGCCTTCTTCATCTTGTATGCATTCGCCGCCCTGGCTTTATTGCATTTTCTGCGGCCAGACTATACCCCGCGCTCTCACATGATCAGTGATTACGCGGTCGGGCATTTCGGCTGGTTGATGCAGTCTGTCTTCGTGGCGATGAGCCTTGGCTATCTCTCATTGGCACTCGGACTCAACCGGAGCGGCCTACGTTCGCTGGTCGCCCGTCTTGCGATATCGCTGCTTGTGGTGGTCTCCATTGGCTTGATCGTCTCCGCGATCTTCCCCACAGATCTGGAGGAGTCTACCGTAAGTACTCGCACCGGCAATATCCATACCGTCAGCTTCCTCATTAATGTGGGCGGCAGCATACTCGTTGCGCTACTTTTACCTATGGCGTACTGGAAACATCCTGGCTGGCGATCGTTTCGCCTGGAGTCAGTACTTTGGGCAGTGCTTATCCTTATCGCCTTTGCTATCCAGTTCCGTACGCTGCATCGAGGCGCTCCCTACGGCATTACCAATCGCGCATTTGTCCTGGTCCTTTTCTCATGGATGCTTGTCACTGCTTCTCGCCTGCGGACCGTTCTGATTCGCCCCACTCCTGCTCCTGCGGCAGCTTGA
- a CDS encoding VOC family protein — MASITGFGGAFLRANDPKALYQWYEQHLGLVKADGAFGFPAPTQHPRVVFSFFKQDSAYFPPEQKAMINLQVDDLDGLLDRLIAEGVTVDPKRESYDFGKFGWVTDPEGNRIELWQPIAND, encoded by the coding sequence ATGGCTTCCATTACCGGCTTTGGCGGAGCATTCTTGCGGGCAAATGATCCGAAGGCTCTCTATCAGTGGTACGAGCAGCATCTCGGCCTGGTGAAAGCTGACGGAGCGTTTGGATTTCCAGCTCCGACGCAACACCCGCGGGTTGTCTTCTCTTTCTTCAAGCAAGACAGCGCGTATTTTCCTCCGGAACAGAAGGCGATGATCAATCTTCAGGTGGATGACCTGGATGGATTGCTGGACCGTCTGATCGCCGAAGGTGTCACGGTCGATCCAAAGCGCGAAAGCTACGACTTCGGAAAGTTTGGCTGGGTCACCGACCCGGAAGGAAATCGCATCGAGCTTTGGCAGCCCATCGCAAATGACTGA
- a CDS encoding DUF417 family protein yields MMMRSTMERALCKHRARLLPPFFTIIESSIVGALITKPFRSHCRSARTTRREPDFNCCVSGLLLTGFWNRKAGILEALGSMFTFIATVTIIPFMPDGWAPSAGGFPAMVGNVAFLMKDVVPLAVSFYLLKQDLAKVTPAEEIA; encoded by the coding sequence ATGATGATGCGATCCACAATGGAGCGCGCGCTCTGTAAACACCGCGCCAGACTGCTTCCGCCGTTTTTCACGATCATCGAAAGTTCGATCGTGGGTGCGCTCATAACAAAACCCTTTCGAAGCCATTGTCGCTCAGCCCGGACGACTCGGCGAGAGCCTGATTTTAATTGTTGTGTATCCGGGTTGTTGCTCACCGGCTTCTGGAACCGTAAGGCGGGAATTCTGGAAGCCCTGGGATCGATGTTCACCTTCATCGCGACGGTGACGATCATCCCGTTCATGCCCGATGGCTGGGCCCCATCTGCAGGCGGCTTTCCCGCGATGGTTGGCAACGTGGCTTTTCTGATGAAGGATGTAGTGCCGCTGGCCGTGTCGTTCTATCTGCTGAAGCAGGATCTTGCTAAAGTGACGCCTGCGGAGGAGATTGCGTAA
- a CDS encoding M61 family metallopeptidase, translated as MTITANLTDAPRKLLHAEIEIPVKPGPFTFTAAKWIPGSHSPTGPIGEFAGIVVTGNGQAIPWRRDDIDLYAFHVVVPNGVTRLHIHDDFLAVSQGIDVAPNLAELEWERLMFYPAGVPVSQIVVVPSVIVPEGWHLGTALIPAKSTGNTTTFAQTTIRHLEDSPILTGRYFKEIPLAPGIAPQHFLDVAADSPQDLDQNLTPAFLAALNKLVPEAWAMYGSHHYDSYHFLLTLSDFAGRHGQEHQESSNNGGSHNAYSDPVQAVSNGELLPHEFTHSWNGKYRRPVGLDTPDFATPMKGELLWVYEGLTRLLGDVLAVRSGFETPEQFREALAYSAASLDQKPGRVWRNVEDSAISAPIQGGNMAYNNWRRSFDYYAEGELLWLHTDMLIRELTNGQKSLHDFCLVFFAKGGNTAPVTVPYNFDELVADLNQVAPYDWANFLREKITSLSPHADLDGITQSGWTLAYSDEASDYEKGEMGKTIDAYFSLGLLVREDGTIGDVRFFSPAFEAKLSPGEKIITIDGRAFSRSALHKALMERKPESTDVDASKPIFITVQLGNALRDVPIMYHDGERFPRLERTVNMPDLLSDLLAPLVK; from the coding sequence ATGACCATTACCGCGAACCTGACCGATGCGCCTCGGAAGTTGTTACATGCCGAAATCGAAATCCCCGTCAAACCCGGACCTTTTACGTTTACCGCGGCCAAATGGATTCCGGGCAGTCACAGTCCAACAGGACCAATCGGCGAGTTCGCCGGCATTGTCGTCACTGGTAACGGGCAGGCCATTCCCTGGCGGCGTGACGACATTGATTTGTACGCATTCCACGTTGTCGTTCCCAACGGAGTAACGCGCCTGCACATTCACGACGATTTTCTTGCTGTTTCTCAAGGCATCGACGTGGCGCCCAATCTGGCTGAGCTTGAATGGGAACGGCTGATGTTCTATCCCGCGGGCGTGCCCGTTAGCCAGATCGTTGTTGTGCCGAGTGTGATTGTGCCGGAGGGCTGGCATCTGGGTACTGCGCTGATACCGGCTAAATCCACTGGAAACACTACCACCTTTGCGCAAACGACGATTCGCCATCTTGAGGACTCGCCGATTCTCACCGGCCGTTACTTCAAAGAGATTCCTTTGGCGCCGGGCATTGCGCCGCAGCATTTTCTGGATGTCGCCGCCGACTCGCCCCAGGACCTCGATCAGAACCTGACCCCGGCCTTTCTTGCCGCGCTCAACAAGCTGGTGCCGGAAGCGTGGGCGATGTACGGATCTCACCATTACGACTCGTATCACTTCCTGCTTACCCTGAGTGATTTCGCCGGACGTCATGGTCAGGAGCACCAGGAATCGAGCAACAATGGCGGCTCTCATAATGCGTACAGTGATCCAGTCCAGGCAGTATCGAATGGGGAGCTGCTGCCGCACGAGTTTACCCACTCATGGAATGGCAAATACCGCCGTCCGGTAGGACTCGACACACCCGATTTCGCAACACCGATGAAAGGCGAATTGCTCTGGGTCTACGAAGGGCTGACAAGACTTCTGGGAGATGTTCTGGCGGTGCGGTCTGGATTCGAGACACCGGAGCAGTTCCGAGAGGCGCTCGCATACTCAGCAGCCTCGCTGGATCAAAAGCCAGGCCGTGTTTGGCGCAACGTGGAAGATTCAGCGATATCGGCTCCCATCCAGGGAGGCAATATGGCTTACAACAACTGGCGGCGCAGCTTTGACTACTACGCTGAGGGCGAGCTCCTGTGGCTGCATACCGACATGCTCATTCGCGAGCTGACGAACGGGCAGAAATCGCTGCACGACTTCTGCCTGGTCTTTTTTGCGAAGGGTGGCAACACTGCACCCGTCACGGTGCCTTATAACTTTGACGAACTGGTTGCCGACCTGAACCAGGTTGCCCCCTATGATTGGGCGAACTTCCTGCGGGAAAAGATCACCTCTCTCTCGCCTCACGCTGATCTCGATGGCATCACGCAAAGCGGCTGGACGCTCGCGTACTCTGACGAGGCGAGCGATTACGAGAAAGGGGAGATGGGCAAAACCATCGACGCATACTTTTCGCTGGGCCTGCTCGTAAGGGAGGATGGAACCATAGGAGATGTCCGGTTCTTCTCGCCCGCCTTCGAGGCCAAACTCTCTCCGGGCGAGAAGATCATTACGATCGATGGCCGAGCTTTCTCCCGATCTGCTTTGCACAAAGCACTGATGGAGAGAAAGCCGGAGTCCACCGACGTAGATGCATCCAAGCCCATCTTCATCACTGTGCAACTTGGCAATGCGTTACGAGATGTGCCGATCATGTATCACGATGGTGAGCGATTTCCTCGCCTGGAGCGCACCGTGAACATGCCCGATCTGCTCAGCGACTTACTAGCTCCATTAGTGAAGTAG
- a CDS encoding 3-keto-disaccharide hydrolase — MLFAPFMAIALASTVAAQNTKAFLGRWDMTVTPATGKPYPQWIELTENGGKIEGRVQPRGGGWHPISDAHIESSKLIVAVGEATNWELTSPSAGKLTGIEKHGNTDGPALAGVKAPSLDRPMPKKWTKPRPIFDGKDLKGWEPIGNVDNSKWVARNGELVNDNPEVPGQRTHGAANIMTTEKFQDFKLHIEVNCPEGGNSGIYLRGRYEVQVGTEGGKLPSHEMGAIYSHYPPPAGSELGLGKWTTFDITLVGRHVTVLRDGKVYHDNVEIPGPTGGALDSNEAEPGPFYLQGDHHGVIEYRNITISVPAK, encoded by the coding sequence ATGTTGTTTGCACCTTTCATGGCGATCGCGCTCGCCTCGACCGTCGCCGCGCAAAACACCAAAGCGTTTCTCGGCCGTTGGGACATGACCGTTACGCCCGCCACCGGCAAGCCATATCCGCAGTGGATCGAGCTGACGGAGAACGGCGGCAAGATTGAAGGCCGCGTTCAGCCGCGCGGCGGCGGGTGGCATCCGATCTCGGACGCACACATCGAATCAAGCAAATTGATCGTGGCCGTGGGAGAAGCGACCAATTGGGAGCTCACCTCTCCCAGCGCAGGCAAGCTGACTGGCATCGAGAAGCACGGCAACACCGATGGCCCAGCACTCGCCGGCGTGAAGGCGCCTTCGCTGGATCGGCCCATGCCGAAGAAGTGGACCAAGCCCCGGCCTATTTTCGACGGTAAGGATCTGAAAGGCTGGGAGCCGATCGGCAATGTCGACAACAGCAAATGGGTGGCTCGCAATGGCGAGCTGGTGAATGACAACCCTGAAGTTCCCGGTCAAAGGACCCACGGCGCTGCCAACATCATGACCACCGAGAAGTTCCAGGACTTCAAGCTGCATATTGAAGTGAACTGCCCTGAAGGCGGTAATAGCGGAATCTACCTGCGCGGCCGCTACGAGGTACAGGTCGGCACCGAAGGCGGCAAGCTGCCATCGCACGAGATGGGCGCGATCTACAGCCACTATCCACCGCCGGCGGGTTCAGAGCTCGGTCTCGGAAAATGGACGACCTTCGACATCACTCTGGTCGGCAGGCATGTAACAGTTCTGCGCGATGGCAAGGTGTACCACGACAATGTCGAGATCCCCGGCCCGACCGGCGGCGCTCTTGATAGCAACGAGGCCGAGCCGGGACCGTTCTATCTGCAGGGCGATCACCACGGCGTCATCGAATACCGCAACATCACCATCTCCGTTCCGGCAAAGTAA
- a CDS encoding oxidoreductase has protein sequence MSEFVNVGLIGYGYAGRVLHAPLIQAIPGLRLTTVASSKGDQIRAALGDVRVCTPQELIADEHIDLVVIATPNTEHFPLAMAALEAGKHVVVDKPFTLDLAEAEKLRAAALRKDRMLTIFHNRRWESEVLAIDEVLQRGVLGRVVQFDCHMNRYRPVVRKRWREDAGPGAGLWFDLGPHMIDMALHFFGLPQQITASFAILRDGGQTDDWAHVILSYPDKRIVLEAMNLASGSLPRSILHGTQGTWVKYGLDTQEAQLQAGMSPLDPAFGIDPVPAVFYAGTGETVEYPTPRGNQLPFYEGVRDAILHHKPAPVSSRDALAVMAVLETTFRSGEQQRTLPLEFKLPQEQEWGESERSAGEKQ, from the coding sequence ATGAGTGAGTTTGTGAACGTTGGTCTTATCGGTTATGGATACGCGGGTCGTGTCCTTCATGCTCCTTTAATTCAGGCAATCCCTGGCCTGCGTCTCACCACGGTCGCGTCTTCCAAGGGAGACCAGATCCGCGCGGCCTTGGGAGACGTCCGTGTCTGCACGCCGCAGGAACTGATTGCGGACGAACACATTGACCTGGTTGTCATCGCCACGCCGAACACCGAACACTTCCCGCTCGCGATGGCGGCGCTTGAGGCCGGCAAGCATGTCGTGGTTGACAAGCCGTTCACGCTCGATCTGGCCGAAGCAGAAAAGCTGCGCGCTGCTGCCCTTCGTAAAGACCGTATGCTCACCATCTTCCATAACCGCCGCTGGGAGAGCGAAGTTCTTGCCATCGACGAAGTGCTGCAACGTGGAGTGCTCGGGCGCGTGGTGCAGTTTGACTGCCACATGAACCGCTATCGCCCAGTCGTCCGCAAGCGCTGGAGAGAGGATGCCGGACCGGGCGCAGGACTGTGGTTCGATCTCGGTCCACACATGATCGACATGGCACTGCACTTCTTCGGCCTGCCCCAGCAGATCACCGCTTCGTTCGCAATCCTGCGTGACGGTGGACAGACCGATGACTGGGCCCACGTCATCCTCAGCTATCCGGACAAGCGCATCGTCCTCGAAGCCATGAATCTTGCCTCCGGCTCACTGCCTCGCTCCATACTCCATGGCACGCAGGGCACCTGGGTGAAGTATGGGCTCGATACGCAGGAGGCGCAGTTGCAGGCAGGCATGTCTCCGCTTGATCCGGCCTTCGGTATCGACCCTGTGCCCGCGGTCTTCTATGCCGGCACGGGTGAGACAGTGGAATACCCCACGCCTCGCGGCAATCAACTGCCGTTCTATGAAGGCGTGCGCGATGCCATCCTGCACCACAAGCCTGCACCTGTCTCCTCGCGAGACGCTCTTGCCGTCATGGCGGTTCTTGAAACCACCTTCCGCTCCGGCGAACAGCAGCGCACGCTTCCTCTCGAATTCAAGCTGCCGCAGGAGCAGGAGTGGGGCGAATCAGAACGGTCCGCAGGCGAGAAGCAGTGA
- a CDS encoding glycosyltransferase — translation MSAPTIELSMIVKNGGSSLARCLQSARSIVDRIIIGDTGSTDDTAEIAKRFGATWMPIPWNEDFAEARNLVLQQATCDWILVLDADEMMDPEGAELLKKLVAKTEMDAFDVVRWNYVRQANSRSGAEGALANPRILPESAPFPAYVTTINTRLFRRNPEVRFERPVHETVVYRVQELGLPIGQATFVIHHFGLVDDDESVRDAKNALYLEINRRHFEAYPEDSRTAYELGWALLEFSKDPQAALDMLIRAVQLDESNMDAVILGGVCLLRMQRYDDAIQLLSHATARNVTSIVLYETIGDARLHLQQYEEAAHAYSTARRQGGATALILAKYGVCLIHLGKTQEGIEILREACSMEPKYPELLDIVIAGAVTMNELAFAAEIAKQRLELPGATDLHRSIAEYLEVEQK, via the coding sequence ATGAGCGCACCCACGATCGAACTTTCGATGATCGTGAAAAACGGCGGAAGCAGTCTGGCGCGGTGTTTACAGAGCGCGCGCTCCATTGTGGATCGCATCATCATCGGCGACACCGGATCTACCGACGACACCGCTGAGATTGCGAAGAGGTTTGGGGCGACCTGGATGCCCATCCCCTGGAACGAGGACTTCGCCGAGGCCAGGAACCTTGTGCTGCAGCAGGCAACCTGCGACTGGATTCTTGTCCTCGACGCCGACGAGATGATGGACCCGGAGGGCGCTGAGCTTCTGAAGAAGCTGGTCGCAAAAACGGAGATGGACGCCTTCGATGTCGTGCGATGGAACTACGTACGGCAGGCCAACAGTCGGAGCGGCGCGGAAGGAGCATTGGCGAACCCACGTATCCTTCCGGAGTCAGCCCCCTTCCCTGCGTATGTCACGACCATCAATACCCGGCTGTTCCGCCGAAATCCTGAGGTCCGTTTCGAACGGCCGGTGCACGAGACCGTTGTCTATCGCGTGCAGGAGCTCGGTCTCCCAATCGGCCAGGCAACGTTCGTGATTCATCACTTCGGGCTGGTCGACGATGACGAAAGCGTTCGCGATGCCAAGAACGCACTTTATCTGGAGATCAACAGACGGCATTTTGAAGCCTATCCAGAGGACAGTAGAACGGCCTATGAACTGGGCTGGGCCTTGCTGGAATTCTCCAAGGACCCGCAGGCAGCCCTGGACATGTTGATCCGCGCCGTCCAGCTGGATGAATCCAACATGGATGCCGTCATCCTGGGCGGGGTCTGCCTGCTGCGCATGCAGCGTTATGACGACGCGATCCAACTACTCTCGCATGCCACAGCGAGGAACGTGACCAGCATCGTCCTGTATGAGACCATCGGAGACGCTCGCCTGCACCTGCAGCAGTACGAGGAAGCCGCTCACGCCTACAGCACGGCTCGCAGACAGGGTGGAGCAACCGCGCTGATCCTCGCGAAATACGGTGTATGCCTGATTCATCTGGGCAAGACGCAGGAAGGAATAGAGATTCTGCGTGAGGCTTGCTCGATGGAGCCCAAATATCCAGAGCTACTGGATATCGTGATTGCCGGCGCAGTAACGATGAACGAACTGGCCTTTGCCGCCGAGATCGCGAAGCAACGCCTGGAGCTCCCAGGAGCGACCGACCTGCATCGCTCGATTGCGGAGTATTTAGAAGTGGAGCAGAAATAG
- a CDS encoding FtsX-like permease family protein, translated as MIHRVVVGHLRGHAQQALLNALGIALVVMIMLILAGATFRETHQAGMLLINKILKVTFASMLWLGLLVGMVLMTINRYSQVGERTQQFAILKTLGASWTLIYTLLLEEVILVTVAGTIGGIGLVYAIRLLLAHLVPDLLFIQVRYELWPLAGITAAASFLFADLCGLWAASAEDLIEALSYEQ; from the coding sequence ATGATTCATCGAGTCGTAGTGGGACATCTTCGTGGCCATGCCCAGCAGGCGCTCCTGAACGCGCTCGGCATCGCGCTTGTCGTGATGATCATGTTGATTTTGGCGGGAGCGACGTTCAGAGAAACCCATCAGGCAGGGATGCTGCTCATCAACAAGATCCTCAAAGTGACCTTTGCCTCCATGCTGTGGCTTGGCCTGCTCGTGGGCATGGTCCTGATGACGATCAACAGGTACTCGCAGGTGGGCGAAAGGACGCAGCAGTTCGCGATTCTGAAGACCCTGGGCGCGTCCTGGACCCTTATCTATACTTTGCTGCTGGAGGAAGTGATTCTGGTTACGGTGGCCGGGACAATCGGCGGGATCGGATTGGTGTATGCCATCCGTCTGCTGCTCGCACATCTGGTTCCTGACCTGCTTTTCATCCAGGTACGCTACGAGCTGTGGCCGCTCGCAGGAATCACGGCCGCAGCCAGTTTTCTTTTCGCGGATCTGTGCGGACTTTGGGCAGCTTCAGCGGAGGATCTCATAGAAGCACTGTCATACGAACAATAA